A region of the Lycium barbarum isolate Lr01 chromosome 1, ASM1917538v2, whole genome shotgun sequence genome:
taTAATCTTGGGCTATGCTTTTGAATTAAACTAATTGCTCCATTGTTCTTGGAAATACTACCAATTTGTTTTGCGCTTGCTTTACTGTTCTTGGCAATACTACCCATTGCTAAGAATAAGTATGCTCCTGAGTTTAGCTTCAGGAGTGACTGTTCTTGGCAATACTATTTCAGATGAGTTTAAATTTAGATAGTGACTACAATGTATTTTAAAAAACCAACAAAAACCGAAAAAACCGAATAGTAAAAGCCGAtatagtttggtttggttttgtttGACAATTTGAATAACCGACTCAATTGGTTtggttattttttaaataaaaaccgATCCAAACCGAACCGTGAGCACCCCTACTTGGGAgtgttttgggacttgggttagaaacttagctttaggccattgggggttgacttggtcaaatagacctccgttggaaatttcaagGCCACAGATGAGTTCGTAAtgcatttttatgtgtgtttacatgtttgttttgtatctgtggggcctcgggtgatagtcggattTCGGGTTGAAACTTGTTAAAAACCAAAATTTTTTGGGGTCTGGTGTCAGCTGCAGCGGCACCAGACTTGCGGTAACGGTCCCGCTGTAGCGAGGGACCGACTGATGTAGCGGGTAAGGAGGACTGTGGTGAGTCGCCCCAGCGGACAGATATCCGCTAAGGCGGAGTCGCTATAGCGTTTTAGGAGCCGCTGTAGTAGCTGGTCAAGATGTTGGTATTGGTCAAATGATCATAACTAGGTAAGAAAATTCTATGCTATGTGGCGAACTCGCTATAGCGTTTTCAGTCGATGAAACCAAAGATAAGAAAATGCTATGCTACGTGGTTCGGGACAAGACATCACACAAATGTGATTGATTTTTAGCAACCATTGGATTGAGTTATTGTGGACCATTGGATGAATTTAGTATAGCTGGAATTGGTTATTTCTCTCACGTGTTCTGCACATGAAAGAATATTTGAGATGTTGATATTTTGATATTGTTAGAAAATACACAATCAGATTAGGACAAGTGTAGAATCTAGATTAGAggctattttattttcttttattattttgtaCAAATTCAGTTGTATATATACATGAACAGTGCAATGAGAAATACACAAAGAAAATGTTCCATGTCAATCTTCTTCAAATTCTTTCAGAATTTTTATACACTATCATACTTTTTCCTATTTTCAGGTCTTGAACCCGTTATCAGGTTGTGATATATACAAGGGCGTATGTAGAGTATTATATTTACGGGTTCAGACGAATTTAATAGCTTCTCTTAGACCTTTTAATTCTATTAGAAAATACATTAAATACATACAAATATTTAATTGCGAACATAGTAATTAAGATGAGCTATGAGTTTGATGACAATTCAAAACTTATAAATTTCAAATCCTAGCTCCCCATACATACTCGCAGGGATGGAGCTACCCATGCCCCAGGGGTGTCAAGCGACACtccttcgccggaaaattacgTTATATAGATAGGTGAAATTTTGGTTTTATAGGTATATATATAGTGTTGACACCTCTTGATACAAGTTGAAGGTTTAGCTCAGTGGTTAAGGGGTTGCAAAAATTTCCTAAGGTCTCGTGTTCAAACCTTGGTTGTGACAATATCTATATTTTTTGACTCCCCTtattagggctgggcataaataccgaaaactggaccgaaccgaattaattcggttcttcggtttcggtttttcggttcggttacaattcttttttttaattaagaatTCGGTGTTCGGTTATGGGACTTCGGTTCTTCGGTACTTCGGTGTAACCGAACTTTTACTATTTGAGTAAAACAAATTATAAATACCCAGGACCACTTACTTTAGGCCCAAAAAATTATCATCCAACCCAAGGTCCCAAGCCTAAGTCTAGGCTGATTGAGTTATTTCTTGAGTTGAATTCTTGCTGCCGATAGATGATTTCTTACTTCTAATGTCGGCTGCTACCTATTTGCTCGTTAATTAGAGGCTGGTTGCTGGCCTTATTTGGATGGCCTTTGTGACTGCTTGCTTGCTGGCCTTATTTGGATGAAGTTTGCGCTCTACTGGTTATATGGTGGAGGCATTTTAAAACATCTTATCTACAATTCTAAATATGTTAGACGGCAGCAGCAGTACTCTAGCCTCTTTGGCCCTAGCAAATGGTAAGGGAAACCATAGACTCTACATTGCAGCAGCAGCACTTCTCAATGAGACCGGTACCAAAAAAACCGAACTAGAAAAACCGcaccgaaccgaactaattcggttcggtgttcggtgcaCACTTTCAGAAAATCGAAAACTGAagaatcgaaccaaaccgaaatTTGAAAAAACCgtaccgaagaaccgaacgcccacccgaCCCTTATTatgaatcctggctccgccactgcataCTCGCCCAACTGTTTTTAATTTGTTATTTGTAGATCCTTGTTGAATCTTAATTATTGGCTCTTGTTAAATACTCACATGTTTAACACGTGTTCCATAGAATAGGACCACTAAAAATGAAACAAACTAAaagaaatttgaaattttattATTGAAGTGGATTCTTTTGTTCGAAAAAAGAAAATAGATTCTTTTGAATACTGAGTTTTTCTTACTTGTTGAGAGTGGACCACTGATACATATTAATTTTGTTTTCATCTTATATATTATTCCCTTTTTAGAATCTTTGTGTTTTGTTCATCACTCGTGACTCACTGGACGGGGCTGGCTCACCACTAGATCTAGATACAATATAAAAAACATTAATTTTACGCTATATGTTTCCTCTGTAAATAGTTCCTTATTATGACAACCTTCTTTTTACATGTTTAACATATGTTCCACAGAATAGGACCActaaaaatgaaacaaagtaaaagaaatttgaaattttattGTTGGAGCGGGATCTTCTGCATATTGGGTTTGTTTTTAGGGATTATTTTATGAATATCCTAGCAGAATAAAATATTTATTCGCCTGTATTCATGCGAAgtatgtacacagaccttacccctatttCCGATAAACCCTTGGCTCAAAAGAAAAGTAACAGGACACAAGCTTGTAAGAAATGAGACAGTAAAATAGCAAGATACAAAACAAATGTGGCAACAGATAGTAATACACATCGAAGAATAAGAAACGACAAAATAGCTGAATACTACTGCTAAAATGGAAGGAGGAGACTGTTGGGGATTGCCCCGAATTTCCTACCTTATTTGAATTTTAtcataattgtgttttacttcaaaaagAATTTCTTGGTAAAAAAGGTTTTCTTTGTGGAAAAGGACTCTTCCATATTTGAATAATCCTTTCTTGGAGGAGAAGATTTAGtcttctataaatagaagattTATTCTTTTCattcacaacacaatagcatccacaatgtagtcgttTAGAGAATTTTGTTTAGGGGGAGATTTTTCTGCCAATAgtttttatgcttttatattagttttcatGTGTAGATCAATTGCTCAAACCATATAATTAGAATATTTTGCATCTTTTAATATGTTTTTCTTTGGTGTCTGATTTATCGTCGATCAAGGCTTGCAATTATTAGTTTCCGCATGACGCcctgttatttcgatcccaacagcGAGGAGGATATTTTGTAAAACAAAAATAAGTATTACTTGTGGTTGAACATTGGATCTCcatcacacaaattcacacaacCTATCTAGATATAATCTAAAAACATTGATTCTATGCTATATGTGCCCTCTATAAATAGGTCCTTATGACAACCTTCTTTTCACATCAACCAAAATAACAAGATCATATAAATAACTCACTATTCCTATAGTGCAAACTGCAAACTCTCTCCCAATGGCAATGAAAGTTGTTGTGGTGTTGTTCCTTGCAATGCTTGTATTCTTGGGCCATAGTGCTATGGCACAACAACGTGACCCAGTATGTGCAGCATTTTGTGTACTAAGgtgaatccgcgacttaagtagtacaaaaaaaaaaagttgaaccaaactagtacaaaaaaaaaaaaaaaacataagtagtattcacgcacgaaattcgtgcgtgaaaggaccaaactgcaaaaacacagttttggcctttcacgcacaaaatttgtgcgtgaatggggtcataaaaaaaaagaagaatgggctcatccaaaaaaaaaaaggacaagctTTCACGCACAAATTATGTGCGTCAACggtgttgccttttttttttttttttttttttttttttttttgcgttacctttccaatcacgtttttttttccatactttgggcaaagattaatcatgttttaaaatcccaaaatatcaatattttatataaaacttaatatctttttttgcgtacaataatgtcggctcattacatcaagtccacctaaatgtttggatcgtcgttttaggggttctaaagtgccccgaagcaagttttgaaacttgtaatatttatagggttttgatttaagtgttttattatatttgaatgtaccaatttaaatatttgatttaataataattcatccaatacgagaggtctatactaattaaaaaataattcattccatttaattacaatactaattcaaagcaatacaaatATTAATTAGTATATTAaattagtatagacctctcgtattggatgaattattattaaatcaaatatttaaatttgtacattcaaatataataaaacacttaaatcaaaaccctataaatattacaagtttcaaaacttgcttcggggcactttagaacccctaaaacgacgatccaaacatttaggtggacttgatgtaatgagccgacattattgtacgcaaaaaaagatactaagttttatataaaatattgatattttgggattttaaaacatgactaatctttgcccaaagtatggaaaaaaaacgtgattggaaaggtaacgcaaaaaaaaaaaaaaaaaaaaaaggcaacactATTGACGCACATAATTTGTGCGTGAAagcttgtcctttttttttttggatgagcccattttttttttttttatgacaccattcacgcacaaaatttgtGCATGAAAGGTCAAAATtgtatttttgcagtttggtcctttcacgcacgaatttcgtgcgtgaatactacttatgtttttttttttttttttttttgtactagtttggttcaatttttttttttgtactacttaagtcgcggattcgtaCTAAGGTGCCAAAAAAGGCCAGTGTGCCTAACTAGGTGCCTTGCAGGATGCATTATAAGTGCAAACATAGACAAATCAGTGGATACTGAGGCTGAAATTCGAAACCGTGTCTGTAATGTTGGATGTTCTCTTGGCCATTGTTCCAAATTTCTGGTCCAATATGGTAACTACACTTTGTTACTTGTGTTTTTGCGATCTGGAGTTTAACATATTCTGacgttttcattttattttttgtgaTATATAGATAAAGACAGCTTAATAAAATTGGTGACATAAAGCCAAACATTAATACAAAACACCTTAAACACATACTTCATTACTTATAGGCTTTGGACAATATAAGTACCTCTCCTTTTGATACTTGTTACCTTGGTCATTGTTCTGGTAATGCTTGCTATTTTATTATTTGTGATATATAAGCACGGGTGGCTCAATAAAATTGGTGACCTAATTAAACACCTTAAATATGAATTATTTATAGACTTAAGACAATATAATTAGTATTCTCCTTTTAATATTTGTTTTCTTCCGAGACAGAATGGTTACATGATTTTCtaactatttaaaaaaaataaaaaaaattctgtGATGTATAGTATAGTAGAGTCGCTTTTCTGTTATAAAAAATAGTTTTATGATTTGAATAAACAGAACGCATAATTAAAGTGCTTCACATGAACACAAACGCTTAAGGTGCAATTTTGTTGTAATGTTATAGGGAGTTTAATTTAAGTTCTCTGCTACTTCTTTCATCTCATTTTATGTGCTTAATTTGATTGAGaacaaaattttaaaaagtaAGGGAGACTGTTGAATCTTGCAATCTTAAACTAATATGTGTATTTATGTATCAAAAATGTCATTTGAATCTTATGTTACTAAAAGTGTAGTGTGTGATATTAAAGTTaaagttactaaatatagaaagttaCATTCTTATTTAAACagactaataaaaaaaaaagtgagacaCATAAACTGATTAAGAGGGAGCGATGCGGATTAATTTTCTGGTTAATTTTGCAGATAATGAGAAGTTTGGAAGTTGCATGACAAGCTGTAGTGAGAACTATTGCATTGGCAGTGCTCTAGAGAAAGCTTAGGAAGAAGCATTAGCTTGCTCTAATGCCTAAGTAAAATTAGTGCCACAAAGTATGTGTCTATGACACTGTACTACTATTAATTACTTTTGTGGTTGTAATTTCCTTAATTATGTAATTGTTCTGCATGCTTCTGTATTGAATAAAACTCCAGTACTTCCTATTAAGCACGAGAGAAGTTACTTCTTAATAGATCCTTTTAGTTTACTCAATATTCATGACATTCTAACATTCTTTTAATGGATAAAAATGGTATATGCTAACAAGAAAATCAAGACCTAAGTCAAACTTGATCAATGTTAtatggcttaatacctagatggacccttaaacttgacatgttttgtaagataggcatataaacttataaggtgaccagatagacacttaaacttactcaaagtgcatttttcaagtttttcagttgttttgaaaacaaaaactatatttttcaaacactcacaattttcatggccaaacaagccctaaatatatcacaaaatattttttttaaaatgcaaaaataaggcaaacgcatatacatgagactataaatgtgcacttaaaccaataaatactcgctaatcgcaattttgcagctttcaattaactcggtttttttttacacttgaataattaaaaaacaataactttaaccaataaaaatccttaaaaaaagaaatttctaagttcagtatttcaagtgtaaaagaaatttcaaattaagaaaactgtaaagccgagaagaaaatccttaaaaaaaagaaatttcttaatttgaaatttctttttttaaggatttttattggttaaagttattgttttttaattattcaagtgtaaaaaaaaaaccgagttaattgaaagctgcaaaattgcgattagcgagtatttattggtttaagtgcacatttatagtctcatgtatatgcgtttgccttatttttgcattttaaaaaaaatattttgtgatatatttagggcttgtttggccatgaaaattgtgagtgtttgaaaaatatagtttttgttttcaaaacaactgaaaaacttgaaaaatacactttgagtaaatttaagtgtctatctggtcaccttataagtttatatgcctatcttacaaaacatgtcaagtttaagggtccatctgggtattaagccatgttatatatatactcAAAAAAGGAAAGCTTGTGCTCTTCACGTGTCCAATCACACTgccaaaaataataattttgatCGCGGCATTGTTTATTTCTTTTTCCATTAAGCTTGTGCTTTTGAACGAATGATATATGATGACAATTGAATGAAATTTGTACTGCATAGTAATTCTTATTATCATAGATCGTAGTAGCGCTCTAGGGGATTTAGGTATTCAAATTTGTTTCCGGTGAGAAATACATGATCGACGATAACGTAGATACAGAGAAAACAAAAGTGAACAAGAAGCCTTTAACTTCACCAAAGCCTCACACATATCGTATTGAACATAGTCTTGTCGGTGACTAAACTTATGGGCTACTGATTTGAGACTTGGGCCTACTAATTATTTTGGGCTTCTTGACAATTTGGGCTTATTGACTTTTCTAGATGAGTCTATTCAGCCCAAGTAACCGATTTCAAATCAGCACATTTCTATTTACCATATACCGCACTACATAGGAAAAATGACACCTTGTATAGTTATCTTCTAGGTTCTTCTAGGCATCTTATGAGCCGTATATAATTGATTAGTTTGTTAGGCACTTTTACATATTAGCACTGTACTTTCATATATTAGCATTGTAGTCCTTAGTATTAACATTGTAGTCCTTAGTCTAGTTGTATAAATACATTACACAATGTACAGTTTTGAGCAGAGAAATATAGAACAAAATCTTCCCATCTCAGATCCTTTTTAATTCTgtcatggtatcagagcggttttaagggaaatttttcaaggtttctctcaaattttctttctcttttcaaCAATCTTCATCTTCTTTTCTAGAATTTTTTCTTCGAATATGTCTGGAACTGAACTTTCTCTTACATCTGCTTCATCTGGTGAGAAGTTGTAGTATCTCCCTCTCACCCATGTTGCTTAACACCTTCAGATTCACCTGGAAACAACCTGATAAATGTTAGTTTTGACAGATCTGGTTATGGAAACTGGAAAAGGGGAGTTCTCATCTCTCTATCAGCAAAAAACAAGCTAGTTTTTCTTAATGGCAAAGCTGAAATACTGATGaatataaattattcatgtattttcatatataaaaattagCATTCTTAAATAAAAACATGAATAAATATATTCAATTCTCCTATATTTTCTAACAAATCTTGCAGGAAGAAGAATGCATGAAAACCGAGAAAAGGAGAGAAAGAAGCTAAAGTCAAGGAAGAAAGATGTATCCATGACAAattcatgaaagactacacaagggCAAAAAAGACAAAGTCATGGAATTCCTCACCAGGGCCTTTGAATTTCTCACCAAGCTTAAATGATATATTTTGCATGTCAAATTCTCACAAAAGCCTCATGATATATTGAATTCATCATGATAGATTGAAAACCGTTTTGGAACATGTTGAAAACCATCTTGGAGCATATTGAAAACCGTTTTGGAATATGTTGAAAACCGTCTTGGAACATGTTGAAAACCGTCTTGGAGCATATTGAAAAC
Encoded here:
- the LOC132607053 gene encoding uncharacterized protein LOC132607053; protein product: MAMKVVVVLFLAMLVFLGHSAMAQQRDPVCAAFCVLRCQKRPVCLTRCLAGCIISANIDKSVDTEAEIRNRVCNVGCSLGHCSKFLVQYDNEKFGSCMTSCSENYCIGSALEKA